In Mycobacterium sp. Aquia_216, a genomic segment contains:
- the rpsL gene encoding 30S ribosomal protein S12 produces the protein MPTIQQLVRKGRRDKIAKVKTAALKGSPQRRGVCTRVYTTTPKKPNSALRKVARVKLTSQVEVTAYIPGEGHNLQEHSMVLVRGGRVKDLPGVRYKIIRGSLDTQGVKNRKQARSRYGAKKEKS, from the coding sequence ATGCCAACCATTCAGCAGCTGGTCCGCAAGGGTCGCCGCGACAAGATCGCCAAGGTCAAGACCGCGGCCCTGAAGGGCAGCCCGCAGCGCCGTGGCGTATGCACTCGCGTGTACACCACCACTCCGAAGAAGCCGAACTCGGCTCTTCGGAAAGTCGCGCGCGTGAAGCTGACGAGCCAGGTCGAGGTCACCGCCTACATCCCGGGCGAAGGCCACAACCTGCAGGAGCACTCGATGGTCCTGGTGCGTGGTGGTCGTGTGAAGGACCTGCCCGGTGTGCGCTACAAGATCATCCGCGGCTCGCTCGACACCCAGGGTGTCAAGAACCGCAAGCAGGCTCGCAGCCGTTACGGCGCCAAGAAGGAGAAGAGCTAA
- the fusA gene encoding elongation factor G, translated as MAQKDVLTDLTKVRNIGIMAHIDAGKTTTTERILYYTGISYKIGEVHDGAATMDWMEQEQERGITITSAATTCFWNDNQINIIDTPGHVDFTVEVERSLRVLDGAVAVFDGKEGVEPQSEQVWRQADKYDVPRICFVNKMDKIGADFYFSVRTMEERLGANVIPIQLPVGSEGDFEGIVDLVEMKAKVWRGETKLGETYETIDIPAELQEKADEYRTKLLEAVAETDEALLEKYFGGEELTVAEIKGAIRKLTISSEAYPVLCGSAFKNKGVQPMLDAVIDYLPSPLDVPPAVGHPPGKEDEEIVRKPSTDEPFSALAFKVATHPFFGKLTYVRVYSGKVDSGSQVINATKGKKERLGKLFQMHSNKENPVETASAGHIYAVIGLKDTTTGDTLSDPNQQIVLESMTFPDPVIEVAIEPKTKSDQEKLSLSIQKLAEEDPTFKVHQDAETGQTVIGGMGELHLDILVDRMRREFKVEANVGKPQVAYKETIKRTVEKVEFTHKKQTGGSGQFAKVLISLEPFHGEDGATYEFENKVTGGRIPREYIPSVDAGAQDAMQYGVLAGYPLVNLKVTLLDGAYHEVDSSEMAFKIAGSQVLKKAAQQAQPVILEPIMAVEVTTPEDYMGDVIGDLNSRRGQIQAMEERAGARVVRAHVPLSEMFGYVGDLRSKTQGRANYSMVFDSYAEVPANVSKEIIAKATGE; from the coding sequence GTGGCACAGAAGGACGTGCTGACCGACCTGACCAAGGTCCGCAACATCGGCATCATGGCGCACATCGACGCTGGCAAGACGACGACGACGGAGCGCATCCTCTACTACACCGGTATCAGCTACAAGATCGGTGAGGTCCACGACGGCGCCGCCACCATGGACTGGATGGAGCAGGAGCAGGAGCGCGGGATCACCATCACCTCCGCGGCCACCACTTGCTTCTGGAATGACAACCAGATCAACATCATCGACACCCCCGGGCACGTCGACTTCACCGTCGAGGTAGAGCGCAGTCTGCGCGTGCTCGACGGCGCCGTTGCTGTGTTCGACGGCAAGGAGGGCGTCGAGCCGCAGTCCGAGCAGGTGTGGCGGCAGGCCGACAAGTACGACGTGCCGCGAATCTGCTTCGTCAACAAGATGGACAAGATCGGCGCCGACTTCTACTTCTCCGTCCGCACGATGGAAGAGCGGCTGGGCGCCAACGTCATCCCGATCCAGCTCCCGGTCGGATCCGAGGGCGACTTCGAAGGCATCGTCGACCTGGTCGAGATGAAGGCCAAGGTATGGCGGGGCGAGACCAAGCTCGGCGAGACCTACGAAACCATCGACATTCCTGCCGAATTGCAGGAGAAGGCCGACGAATACCGCACCAAGCTGCTCGAGGCCGTCGCCGAGACGGACGAGGCGCTGCTGGAGAAGTATTTCGGTGGCGAAGAGCTCACTGTCGCCGAGATCAAGGGCGCGATCCGCAAGCTGACCATCAGTTCCGAGGCGTACCCGGTGCTGTGCGGCAGCGCGTTCAAGAACAAGGGCGTGCAGCCGATGCTGGACGCGGTCATCGACTACCTGCCCTCGCCGCTGGACGTGCCACCGGCCGTCGGCCACCCGCCGGGCAAGGAGGACGAAGAGATCGTCCGCAAGCCGTCGACCGACGAACCGTTCTCCGCGCTGGCGTTCAAAGTCGCCACGCACCCGTTCTTCGGCAAGCTGACCTACGTCCGGGTGTACTCGGGCAAGGTCGACTCCGGCAGCCAGGTCATCAACGCGACCAAGGGCAAGAAGGAGCGGCTGGGCAAGCTGTTCCAGATGCACTCCAACAAGGAGAATCCGGTGGAGACCGCCTCGGCGGGGCACATCTATGCGGTGATCGGGCTCAAGGACACCACCACCGGTGACACCCTGAGCGACCCGAACCAGCAGATCGTGCTGGAGTCGATGACCTTCCCCGACCCGGTCATCGAAGTGGCGATCGAGCCCAAGACCAAGAGCGACCAGGAGAAGCTGTCGCTGTCGATCCAGAAGCTCGCCGAAGAGGACCCCACCTTCAAGGTCCACCAAGACGCGGAGACCGGACAGACGGTCATCGGCGGCATGGGCGAGCTGCACCTGGACATCCTGGTGGACCGCATGCGCCGCGAGTTCAAGGTCGAGGCCAACGTCGGCAAGCCGCAGGTCGCCTACAAGGAGACCATCAAGCGGACAGTCGAGAAGGTCGAGTTCACCCACAAGAAGCAGACCGGCGGTTCCGGCCAGTTCGCCAAGGTGTTGATCAGCCTCGAGCCGTTCCACGGCGAGGACGGCGCCACCTACGAGTTCGAGAACAAGGTCACCGGTGGGCGCATCCCTCGCGAGTACATCCCGTCGGTGGACGCCGGCGCCCAGGACGCGATGCAGTACGGCGTCTTGGCCGGCTACCCGCTGGTGAACCTGAAGGTCACCTTGCTCGACGGTGCCTACCACGAGGTTGACTCCTCGGAAATGGCGTTCAAGATCGCGGGTTCACAGGTGCTGAAAAAGGCTGCGCAGCAAGCCCAGCCGGTGATCCTCGAGCCGATCATGGCGGTCGAAGTGACCACACCCGAGGACTACATGGGTGACGTGATCGGCGACCTGAACTCCCGCCGTGGCCAGATCCAGGCCATGGAGGAGCGGGCTGGTGCGCGCGTCGTTCGGGCGCACGTGCCGCTGTCGGAGATGTTCGGCTACGTCGGCGACCTGCGGTCCAAGACTCAAGGCCGGGCGAACTACTCCATGGTGTTCGACTCGTATGCCGAAGTCCCGGCGAACGTCTCGAAGGAGATCATCGCCAAGGCGACGGGCGAGTGA
- a CDS encoding inositol monophosphatase family protein: MKTHQDFLKIACDATQIGATMLGTSNPAAVHHKGDRDLVTDIDLAIQREIDDHLRTATPDIPLLAEESVEQPDIDSAEWLWVLDPIDGTSNFVHGLPLCSVSLALLHRGTTVVAVTHAPLLGRTYHAVEGKGAFLNGEPINVSRATSLAEAIVSLGDYAVGRDAAALNESRLALTAELVPRVERIRMIGSATLDLAFVAEGALDACVMMSNKPWDTAAGTLIAREAGARLVDAQGDPHTHRSASTIATAPGIARELATVIETACAPVVLQAAT, encoded by the coding sequence ATGAAAACCCATCAGGACTTTCTCAAGATTGCTTGCGACGCAACACAAATCGGTGCGACAATGCTCGGCACATCGAATCCGGCCGCTGTGCATCACAAGGGTGATCGTGATCTGGTGACCGACATCGATCTCGCGATTCAGCGCGAAATCGATGACCACCTGCGCACAGCCACACCCGACATCCCCCTACTCGCCGAAGAATCGGTGGAACAGCCCGACATCGACTCCGCGGAGTGGCTGTGGGTTCTCGACCCGATCGACGGGACGTCCAACTTCGTCCATGGGCTACCGCTGTGCTCGGTATCGCTGGCCTTGCTGCACCGCGGTACCACCGTCGTCGCCGTCACCCATGCCCCGCTGCTCGGCCGCACTTATCACGCCGTCGAAGGCAAGGGTGCGTTCCTCAACGGCGAGCCGATCAACGTCAGCCGCGCCACCAGCCTCGCCGAAGCCATCGTTTCCCTCGGCGACTACGCCGTCGGCCGGGACGCTGCCGCGCTCAACGAGTCCCGGCTCGCACTCACGGCCGAGCTGGTACCCCGCGTCGAGCGCATCCGTATGATCGGCTCCGCAACGCTGGACCTCGCGTTTGTCGCCGAGGGCGCGCTCGACGCCTGCGTCATGATGTCCAACAAGCCCTGGGACACCGCCGCGGGAACGCTGATCGCGCGGGAAGCAGGAGCGCGTCTTGTCGACGCACAGGGCGACCCGCACACCCACCGATCCGCCTCGACGATCGCCACCGCGCCGGGCATCGCCCGCGAACTCGCGACCGTCATCGAAACCGCCTGCGCCCCTGTTGTTCTGCAAGCGGCAACCTGA
- the rpsG gene encoding 30S ribosomal protein S7, with amino-acid sequence MPRKGPAPKRPLVNDPVYGSQLVTQLVNKVLLQGKKSVAERIVYGALEQARDKTGTDPVITLKRALDNVKPALEVRSRRVGGATYQVPVEVRPDRSTTLALRWLVSFSRQRREKTMIERLANEILDASNGLGASVKRREDTHKMAEANRAFAHYRW; translated from the coding sequence ATGCCGCGCAAGGGGCCCGCGCCGAAGCGTCCGCTGGTCAACGACCCGGTCTACGGATCGCAGCTGGTGACCCAGCTGGTGAACAAGGTTCTGCTGCAAGGGAAGAAATCGGTCGCTGAGCGCATTGTTTATGGTGCGCTCGAGCAGGCTCGTGACAAGACCGGCACGGATCCGGTCATCACGCTCAAGCGTGCTCTCGACAACGTCAAGCCCGCCCTGGAGGTGCGCAGCCGCCGTGTTGGTGGTGCGACCTACCAGGTGCCCGTCGAGGTGCGTCCGGACCGGTCCACCACGCTGGCGCTGCGCTGGCTGGTCAGCTTCTCCCGGCAGCGCCGGGAGAAGACGATGATCGAGCGGCTGGCGAACGAGATCCTGGACGCCAGCAATGGCCTCGGGGCTTCCGTCAAACGGCGTGAGGACACCCACAAGATGGCCGAGGCCAACCGCGCCTTTGCGCACTATCGCTGGTAG
- a CDS encoding mycofactocin-coupled SDR family oxidoreductase, which translates to MSGREGSLQGRVAFVTGAARAQGRAHAVRLAREGADVIALDICAPVSDTVTYAPATPEDLNETVRLVEAEGRKILARAGDIRDDATVRQLVVDGVEQFGRLDIVVANAGVLGWGRVWELTDEQWDTVIGVNLTGTWRTLRAAIPAMIDAGNGGSIVVVSSSAGLKATPGNGHYAASKFGLTGLTNSLAIELGEYDIRVNSIHPYSIDTPMIEPEAMMEIFAKHPRFVHSFPPMPMQYKGFMAADEVSDVVAWLAGDGSGTVTGMQIPVDKGALKY; encoded by the coding sequence GTGTCGGGACGTGAGGGATCACTGCAAGGACGGGTGGCGTTCGTTACCGGCGCTGCCCGTGCGCAAGGGCGCGCGCACGCGGTGCGGCTGGCGCGAGAGGGCGCCGATGTCATCGCGCTCGATATCTGCGCGCCGGTGTCGGACACCGTGACGTACGCACCGGCCACCCCCGAGGATCTCAACGAGACCGTCCGGTTGGTGGAGGCCGAGGGCCGCAAGATACTGGCCCGCGCCGGCGACATCCGCGACGACGCCACCGTGCGCCAACTGGTGGTCGACGGCGTGGAGCAGTTCGGCCGGCTCGACATCGTGGTGGCCAACGCCGGCGTGCTGGGCTGGGGCCGGGTCTGGGAACTCACCGACGAGCAGTGGGACACCGTGATCGGGGTCAATCTGACCGGCACCTGGCGCACCCTGCGTGCCGCGATTCCGGCGATGATCGACGCCGGCAACGGCGGTTCCATCGTGGTGGTGAGCTCGTCGGCCGGCCTGAAGGCCACGCCCGGCAACGGCCACTACGCGGCCAGTAAGTTCGGCCTGACCGGGCTGACCAACAGCCTGGCGATCGAGCTCGGCGAATATGACATCCGGGTCAACTCCATCCACCCCTACTCGATCGACACCCCGATGATCGAACCCGAAGCGATGATGGAAATCTTCGCCAAACACCCCCGCTTCGTGCACAGCTTCCCGCCAATGCCGATGCAGTACAAGGGATTCATGGCAGCCGACGAGGTTTCCGACGTCGTCGCCTGGTTGGCCGGCGACGGCTCGGGCACGGTGACCGGCATGCAGATCCCCGTTGATAAGGGTGCCCTAAAGTACTGA
- the tuf gene encoding elongation factor Tu translates to MAKAKFERTKPHVNIGTIGHVDHGKTTLTAAITKVLHDKYPNLNESRAFDQIDNAPEERQRGITINISHVEYQTEKRHYAHVDAPGHADYIKNMITGAAQMDGAILVVAATDGPMPQTREHVLLARQVGVPYILVALNKADMVDDEELLELVELEVRELLAAQEFDEEAPVIRVSALKALEGDADWVKSVEELMDAVDESIPDPVRETDKPFLMPVEDVFTITGRGTVVTGRVERGVINVNEEVEIVGIKPTSTKTTVTGVEMFRKLLDQGQAGDNVGLLLRGIKREDVERGQVVVKPGTTTPHTEFEGSVYILSKDEGGRHTPFFNNYRPQFYFRTTDVTGVVTLPEGTEMVMPGDNTNISVKLIQPVAMDDGLRFAIREGGRTVGAGRVVKIIN, encoded by the coding sequence GTGGCGAAGGCGAAGTTCGAGCGGACGAAGCCGCACGTCAACATCGGGACCATTGGTCACGTTGACCACGGCAAGACCACGCTGACCGCGGCGATCACCAAAGTTCTGCATGACAAGTACCCGAACCTGAACGAGTCGCGCGCCTTCGACCAGATCGACAACGCGCCCGAGGAGCGTCAGCGCGGTATCACGATCAACATCTCTCACGTGGAGTACCAGACCGAGAAGCGTCACTACGCCCACGTGGACGCTCCGGGTCACGCCGACTACATCAAGAACATGATCACCGGTGCGGCCCAGATGGACGGCGCGATCCTGGTGGTTGCCGCCACCGACGGACCGATGCCGCAGACCCGTGAGCACGTGCTGCTGGCCCGTCAGGTCGGGGTGCCCTACATCCTGGTCGCCCTGAACAAGGCCGACATGGTCGACGACGAGGAGCTGCTCGAGCTCGTCGAGCTCGAGGTGCGCGAGCTGCTGGCCGCCCAGGAGTTCGACGAGGAGGCTCCGGTGATCCGGGTCTCGGCGCTCAAGGCGCTCGAGGGCGACGCGGACTGGGTCAAGTCCGTCGAGGAGTTGATGGACGCCGTCGACGAGTCGATCCCGGACCCGGTTCGTGAGACCGACAAGCCGTTCCTGATGCCCGTGGAGGACGTCTTCACGATCACGGGTCGCGGCACGGTGGTCACCGGTCGTGTCGAGCGCGGTGTGATCAACGTGAACGAGGAAGTCGAGATCGTCGGCATCAAGCCGACCAGCACCAAGACCACGGTCACCGGTGTGGAGATGTTCCGCAAACTGCTGGACCAGGGCCAGGCCGGCGACAACGTCGGGCTGCTGCTGCGTGGTATCAAGCGTGAGGACGTCGAGCGCGGCCAGGTCGTGGTCAAGCCCGGCACCACCACGCCGCACACCGAGTTCGAGGGCAGCGTCTACATCCTGTCCAAGGACGAGGGCGGCCGGCACACGCCGTTCTTCAACAACTACCGTCCGCAGTTCTACTTCCGCACCACCGACGTGACCGGTGTGGTGACGTTGCCGGAGGGCACCGAAATGGTGATGCCCGGTGACAACACCAACATCTCGGTGAAGCTGATCCAGCCCGTCGCCATGGATGACGGTCTGCGGTTCGCGATCCGCGAGGGTGGCCGTACCGTCGGCGCCGGCCGGGTCGTCAAGATCATCAACTAG
- a CDS encoding aldo/keto reductase, with translation MTVIDDVCSTPSSIPTITLNDEAKMPVLGLGVAKLSDAETEGSVIAALEAGCRLIDTAAAYGNEEAVGRAIAKSGLGRDELFVTTKLGTSNQGFESAQAACQASLDRLGLDYLDLYLIHWPAPTLGKFVESFEGMIQSKEQGHVRSIGVSNFTEEHLSMVIDRTCEVPAVNQIELHPRLNQADLRQTHAEHDVVTQAYSPLGVGRLIDEPVVTSIAAEYGRSPAQVLVRWNLQLNNVVVSRSSKPERVAENLDVFDFALAPDHMEAIEALHDGTRVLHDPMTFTGT, from the coding sequence ATGACCGTGATTGACGATGTTTGCAGTACGCCAAGTTCGATCCCGACGATCACGCTGAACGACGAAGCGAAAATGCCGGTCCTCGGGCTGGGCGTCGCCAAGTTGTCCGACGCGGAGACGGAGGGTTCGGTCATCGCCGCACTGGAGGCCGGCTGCCGACTGATCGACACGGCGGCGGCTTACGGAAACGAGGAGGCCGTCGGCCGTGCGATCGCCAAGTCGGGACTCGGTCGCGACGAGCTGTTCGTCACCACCAAGCTCGGTACGTCCAACCAGGGCTTCGAAAGCGCGCAAGCCGCCTGTCAAGCGAGCCTGGACCGGTTGGGGCTGGATTACCTTGACCTGTATCTGATCCACTGGCCCGCCCCGACGCTGGGGAAGTTCGTCGAGAGTTTCGAGGGCATGATCCAGTCCAAAGAGCAGGGCCATGTGCGCTCGATCGGGGTCTCGAACTTCACCGAGGAACACCTGTCGATGGTCATCGACCGAACCTGCGAGGTGCCTGCCGTCAACCAGATCGAGTTACACCCGCGCCTGAACCAGGCCGACCTGCGGCAGACCCACGCCGAACACGACGTTGTCACTCAGGCTTACAGTCCGCTGGGAGTCGGCAGGCTGATCGACGAACCCGTCGTGACGTCGATCGCGGCCGAGTACGGTCGTTCGCCCGCACAGGTGCTGGTTCGGTGGAACCTGCAGCTGAACAACGTTGTCGTCTCACGGTCATCGAAGCCCGAGCGCGTCGCGGAGAACCTCGACGTCTTCGATTTCGCGCTGGCACCCGATCACATGGAGGCCATCGAGGCGCTGCACGACGGTACTCGGGTGCTGCACGACCCGATGACCTTCACCGGGACCTAG
- a CDS encoding SHOCT domain-containing protein encodes MLARYLKTQLVVLLCGGLVGPIFLVVYFTLGLGSVLQWMFYVGLLITVADVLIALALTNYGAKSAAKSALLEQHGVLALAQITGLAETGTRINDQPLVKVDLHICGPGIAAFDSQDRVIANVTRLGNLTARKLVVLVDPTTREYQIDWERSALVNGLMPAQFTVAEDNRTYDLSGQAGPLMEILRILKDNNVPLNRMVDIRSNPGLRHQIQAVVLRAAEQAPAAQGAPAGVGPVGTPPQPSIAERLQHLETLRASGALTDEEYHARRTQIISEI; translated from the coding sequence GTGTTGGCGCGTTATCTGAAGACCCAATTGGTGGTTTTGCTGTGCGGCGGATTGGTCGGGCCGATCTTCCTGGTCGTCTACTTCACCCTCGGCCTGGGCAGCGTGCTGCAGTGGATGTTCTATGTCGGGCTGCTGATCACCGTGGCCGACGTACTCATCGCGCTTGCGCTGACCAACTACGGCGCGAAGTCGGCGGCCAAATCGGCCTTGCTGGAGCAGCACGGGGTGCTGGCGCTCGCGCAGATCACCGGGCTCGCCGAGACGGGAACCCGGATCAACGACCAGCCGCTGGTGAAGGTCGACCTGCACATCTGCGGGCCGGGGATCGCGGCGTTCGACAGTCAAGACCGGGTCATCGCCAACGTCACCCGGTTGGGCAATCTCACCGCGCGCAAGCTCGTGGTACTGGTTGACCCCACCACGCGGGAATACCAAATCGACTGGGAGCGAAGCGCTTTGGTCAACGGGCTAATGCCCGCTCAGTTTACCGTGGCCGAGGACAACAGGACCTATGACCTGAGCGGGCAAGCCGGGCCGCTGATGGAGATTCTGCGGATCCTCAAGGACAACAATGTCCCGCTGAACCGGATGGTCGACATCCGGTCAAATCCGGGGCTGCGTCACCAGATCCAAGCGGTGGTGCTCCGCGCGGCCGAGCAGGCACCCGCGGCGCAAGGGGCCCCGGCCGGGGTCGGACCGGTCGGCACACCCCCGCAGCCATCGATCGCCGAGCGACTCCAACATCTCGAGACCCTGCGCGCCAGTGGCGCTTTGACCGACGAGGAATACCACGCGCGCCGGACCCAGATCATCTCGGAGATCTGA
- a CDS encoding PE family protein: protein MSFVNATPEYVAAAASDLAKIGSAIAYANSTASAVTSAVEAAGADAVSTSISQLFGAHAAAYQAISDQAALFHQQFVQLMSGGATQYADTEVVNAAPLQAGAQPVLGAASHAVSTQQPVIGAAAQAGAAASGVPVAAAVQPGAAAPAAVAAPAAAPAAATVTPMAATSTVAAAAPAGSAAPATAAAAPSAQTPVYTPAAETPAADVSGPVSASTAPVDVATAELSSASMLPAAIPAASSRPATPPPTATPKGPQQTPSR from the coding sequence ATGTCGTTCGTAAATGCGACGCCGGAGTACGTGGCGGCCGCGGCATCAGACTTGGCCAAAATCGGGTCCGCCATCGCCTACGCCAACTCGACAGCGTCGGCAGTGACCTCGGCCGTTGAGGCCGCCGGTGCTGACGCTGTATCGACGAGCATCTCGCAATTGTTCGGCGCACACGCCGCGGCCTATCAGGCGATCAGCGATCAGGCGGCCCTGTTCCATCAGCAATTTGTGCAGCTCATGAGCGGTGGCGCGACGCAATATGCGGACACCGAGGTCGTCAACGCCGCGCCGTTGCAGGCGGGCGCGCAGCCCGTGCTCGGTGCGGCCAGTCATGCCGTGAGCACCCAGCAGCCGGTCATCGGGGCTGCGGCACAGGCGGGTGCCGCGGCATCCGGGGTGCCGGTGGCGGCGGCCGTGCAGCCGGGTGCTGCGGCACCGGCGGCCGTGGCGGCACCGGCGGCCGCGCCGGCGGCGGCGACAGTGACACCGATGGCGGCGACCAGTACGGTGGCTGCGGCCGCGCCGGCGGGATCGGCGGCCCCGGCCACCGCGGCCGCGGCGCCGAGCGCGCAAACGCCGGTCTATACGCCGGCGGCGGAGACGCCGGCAGCGGACGTCTCCGGCCCGGTGAGCGCCTCGACCGCCCCGGTGGACGTGGCAACCGCGGAGCTCTCGTCGGCCAGCATGCTGCCTGCGGCGATACCGGCAGCGTCGAGCAGGCCGGCCACGCCGCCCCCGACAGCCACTCCCAAAGGTCCGCAGCAAACACCCTCGCGCTGA
- a CDS encoding D-2-hydroxyacid dehydrogenase family protein, whose protein sequence is MPRVAILDDYAGMALELADWSPVQSRAEITVFDRHLSEAEAGELLQPFDVICTVRERMALPRTLIERLPNLKLITIVGRSLPNLDMAAASESGVLVAHSDFAHPRFTSVRDATPEFAWGLLIATVRNLAEEHRRMREGGWQSSVGVTLSGKTLGLLGLGRIGKRMAQYGGVFGMEVIAWSQNLTEEAATAAGARRVEKADLFESSDVVSIHLVLSERTRGLVGAPELALMKSHAYLINTSRGPIVDEAALIAALQTGRIAGAGLDVFDVEPPPTDHPLRRLPNVTLSPHLAYVTREMLGAFYSDSVEAVAAWLDGTPIRIANPEALS, encoded by the coding sequence ATGCCCCGGGTGGCGATCCTCGACGACTACGCGGGCATGGCGCTCGAACTCGCCGACTGGTCGCCGGTGCAGAGCCGAGCCGAGATCACCGTCTTCGACCGGCATCTGTCCGAAGCGGAGGCGGGGGAGCTCCTGCAGCCGTTCGACGTCATCTGCACCGTGCGCGAACGGATGGCGCTGCCGCGTACCCTGATCGAGCGGCTGCCGAACCTGAAGCTGATCACCATCGTGGGCAGGAGCCTGCCGAACCTGGACATGGCCGCGGCCAGCGAATCCGGTGTCCTGGTTGCCCATTCGGATTTCGCTCACCCCCGATTCACCTCCGTCCGCGACGCCACTCCCGAGTTCGCCTGGGGCCTGCTGATCGCGACGGTGCGCAACCTGGCCGAGGAGCATCGGCGGATGCGGGAGGGCGGATGGCAGAGCAGCGTCGGCGTGACGCTGTCCGGTAAGACGCTCGGGCTGCTGGGTCTGGGCAGGATCGGCAAGCGAATGGCTCAGTACGGAGGCGTGTTCGGCATGGAAGTCATTGCGTGGAGCCAGAACCTCACCGAGGAGGCCGCGACGGCCGCCGGTGCGCGCCGCGTCGAGAAAGCGGACTTGTTCGAATCCTCCGATGTGGTCTCCATCCACTTGGTGCTCTCGGAGCGGACGCGAGGTTTGGTCGGCGCACCCGAGCTGGCTCTGATGAAGTCCCACGCGTACTTGATCAACACGTCGCGGGGTCCGATCGTCGACGAGGCTGCGCTGATCGCGGCGCTGCAGACGGGGCGTATCGCCGGAGCCGGACTCGACGTCTTCGACGTCGAACCGCCTCCGACGGACCATCCGTTACGACGTCTGCCGAATGTGACGTTGTCCCCCCATCTGGCGTACGTCACCCGCGAAATGCTGGGCGCCTTCTACTCGGACAGCGTCGAAGCCGTCGCGGCCTGGCTGGACGGAACGCCGATCAGGATTGCCAACCCCGAGGCGCTGAGCTAG
- a CDS encoding FAD-dependent oxidoreductase, producing MSNNGIVIVGGGLAAARTAEQLRRSEYTGPVTIVSDEVHLPYDRPPLSKEVLRKEVDDVALKPREFYDENEITLRLGAAATALDTAAQTLTLSDGTSLRYDELVIATGLVPRRIPAFPDLDGIRVLRSFDESMALREHAGKAQHAVVIGAGFIGCEVAASLRSLGVDVVLVEPQPTPLASVLGEQIGELVSRLHRAEGVDVRTGIGVAEVRGDGHVETVVLTDGTELATDLVVVGIGSRPATEWLEGSGVDVDNGVICDEAGRTSAPNVWALGDVASWRDATGHQARVEHWSNVADQARVVVPAMLGREVPSVTVVPYFWSDQYDVKIQCLGEPEATDIVHLVEDDGRKFLAYYERAGAVVGVVGGGLPGKVMKARAKIAAATPISEILG from the coding sequence GTGAGCAATAACGGAATCGTGATCGTCGGGGGTGGACTCGCTGCTGCCCGTACGGCCGAGCAATTGCGCCGGTCGGAGTACACCGGGCCCGTCACGATCGTCAGCGACGAGGTGCATCTGCCCTACGACCGCCCGCCGCTGTCCAAGGAAGTGCTGCGCAAAGAGGTCGACGACGTAGCGCTCAAGCCACGCGAGTTCTATGACGAAAACGAGATCACGCTGCGGCTCGGCGCGGCCGCCACCGCCCTGGACACCGCAGCACAGACCCTGACGCTTTCCGACGGAACGTCGCTGCGCTACGACGAGCTGGTGATCGCGACCGGGTTGGTGCCGCGGCGCATACCGGCGTTTCCGGATCTCGACGGCATTCGGGTGCTGCGGTCATTCGACGAGAGCATGGCCCTGCGCGAGCACGCCGGTAAAGCGCAGCACGCCGTGGTAATCGGTGCCGGCTTCATCGGCTGCGAGGTCGCGGCCAGCCTGCGCAGCCTGGGGGTCGACGTCGTGCTGGTGGAGCCACAGCCGACACCGTTGGCCTCGGTGCTCGGCGAACAGATCGGCGAACTGGTGTCGCGGCTGCACCGTGCCGAGGGCGTCGACGTGCGCACCGGCATCGGCGTCGCCGAGGTGCGCGGTGACGGCCACGTCGAGACGGTGGTGCTCACCGATGGCACCGAGTTGGCGACCGACCTGGTTGTCGTCGGTATCGGATCGCGGCCGGCTACCGAATGGCTGGAAGGCAGCGGCGTCGATGTCGACAACGGTGTCATCTGCGACGAGGCCGGTCGTACCAGTGCGCCCAACGTGTGGGCGCTCGGTGACGTCGCCTCCTGGCGTGATGCGACGGGACATCAAGCGCGCGTGGAACATTGGAGCAACGTGGCCGATCAGGCCCGGGTGGTGGTGCCCGCGATGCTTGGTCGGGAGGTGCCGTCGGTCACGGTCGTACCGTACTTCTGGAGCGACCAATACGATGTCAAGATCCAGTGCCTGGGGGAGCCGGAAGCCACCGACATCGTGCATCTGGTCGAGGACGACGGACGCAAGTTCCTGGCCTACTACGAGCGTGCCGGGGCAGTGGTCGGCGTGGTCGGCGGTGGCCTGCCGGGCAAAGTCATGAAAGCCCGGGCCAAAATCGCTGCCGCAACACCGATTTCGGAAATTCTGGGCTGA